A genomic segment from Lutzomyia longipalpis isolate SR_M1_2022 chromosome 3, ASM2433408v1 encodes:
- the LOC129794243 gene encoding serine/threonine-protein kinase ATM: MANNLEYELIRHSESAAANTLGVRREGIEKLSALLDSAEAKDVVARKTSIDFDTKHLFDHVLQGFGKQVEKCTKAGKSDKQLDTFNICFNKIMGIVIENPFLIDSIYIVERFIGVFENENFLKFCGAEFISILVQYLKKNDLTLCKVKLAQWKDLLTILVDLYFEDRTISKVGILTGIGNVLHGSIKNSQILTHLSSLVERFEEIFLTANEELTKREVLTIEYAVCEALAVQNSCLIAEHSRRILQRIIDNHRKTQHEENRELTFKFFHLIIILNSIPENVGRSHAVDALTWNNLKLKMFNILDTELKQLPKPSDKRKKFVICPFLVKFGACLFVDLVKTKFISKSTQGTDEQTNKRAKFNEDFDKILEMVTISSHEYDLGWFCVLCEVIQRNDLHISQENFQGVLRILLDIQPSLKVEVLLEYFCQCCKIVFNTLKSVPECREKFLTIAQRILQMPSMEPTCVGELLTMMITSGIFPLKQRMEIAKNFLGQQEMRILIAALNDSNAKELFLDQNPREEFVKWICSTTEIFMKFPSHLVAQLILVYVMHAVQVNVTWVEEKKSGKIRVEKYTEATEGIERDLKHKFLYKFIQRAPECPKVLPQKEQISLIHLRQITNHLLILPEDISKDLAAMYFIKRAEVLVLFHSSLKKLSLHGIGDFLDTLECDVVRNVKEVEKCLTQKKHQLSRIHIPNVCEILRNFFREDIHGLARNCEISGMIKWIYEHFQIFCRHVKGQNEDTYRIYIANCLQCLIYMHKFHADAAESTFGRMCDEFLDKETKTCIPIYFDVIKTIVQCPYNESLGEWACTEIADLTGRFNKSQDIIEELLDVYEDAAVYFLNGNTEYLNRMLEIITRLTGFSLRNIYRNETATKLIRLIMHYFRNGIADDQDTFETFIEVLKKFLVFPTFTIQLTVVQAFVEIFASGKDVVDFSHFPREDLAEIFRESADGDRDTAQSRLSLLVQLFQGIFVSCMPARRFVFFEFAQFLQRQNIDEAILRRLHDAQFNEQAEMFTKYVEYCAPDLVELWSRHGKPFDSFPTTIFGCSTRGSFMEKYRQIFPKILIYHGQEKNLQQLEDIPRSQLKELVKKSLPDCIPFILSGHNGQCCYLKDFFVKNFGSIDDVIKQNIPRILMKLFENFWDSEEYERLFGCPRRELEPSEFSLNCQQFENCHKKLSQDFLGTEDDLYSALESREPFAVVKIGMRLKESIYLAPDTDEMLNPILRLIYFSRKLTTLIKNGSQDGITKNFFFSEISRFLLILLCKKSFPVHIAVVLLREFQTFLEGSFEYVLDGVKEQLEFVVDRLTSIIRKTEDDGVKARALSSLTFLFVRKQECLADALKVINNMPKDLEFDAIRRTQNVIVSQNFSNALLTEEEEEDGDNEGGLLCDIEHFLAIKNPNIDSIHYLKKQLSNNPKKLAKMYENTNFPHANTILHKLTDIFIKLAQCEDDGVSLEATKCLSEMGFLEFSYANLSQNSPEDGKEDIISYDRNCLTVYRKIMQSLQDLQQDCDVFVSNAASTMLNAFFSDSIGRGIEGMRMKRIFMSVRTKHQVLNINETTVKNHPLNDLFIVEQGDNHDVWILRVVDKLLAIFGNSSLREIAMRKISFAEFLIKTLIELLLSIHHQPINREIQQSVNDFFAKYAEAKATCLPSIHVNKKSIQIMLAICDCIRYYNAVSHKNEENSRKFSRIDLDNFPIADAACYSESYTNALVYAEMWITNQLYSCKKSSKDILASSIREIMIKCYEAIEEKDAAKPFYDLEEMRLWYLNNDSSIGRAFVERDMANALKLEQPCQFEQLLQKSGLYYLTNCLSSEQNFDCAWRMGDWSILDSCDHEPSEAIRENCIDFERDHYSALKNLHKRDENIMCLFTEKCRMDIIELMRKKNPQSTKIFQNHFAMLRQVQQVEDFSVVHFSSNRANAMERLFEKWQWHDEMPHTSFVDKEKILAQRLAILGTDDTAEMVRQKQRTLMNLVREARVTNHDNIAIKYLKYLRSLTLDDEMQSKFLLEDAQMCMNSGYTELAKKLFSSLINDAKYATFLTRITGLWTCGEFFAENMAEDPNVIYQDYFMKAKDELEIYEEQLSTTDLQAIAEERIKIYTAMAKFADKIYTERDKYVNSNEYKEKCHWMKVTQKEVEKLAAQKPPSEELMKELGMKRIVLMKNGKLDELQIKNIHTDRNNYLAIALEFYSYLAAHGDNSDVFISRLVSLWCSNPSNNDVMRILKKGLDDVPSYKFLKVLPQLASRLGYTDLAFTRLLARLLLRCCKEHPYHSLNHLMALQNATYDALDAHEEESGKLLQTNAKQIIEELKRDKKIRSIIRDLYDVSTALIDLANKECEKNAFGNIKLSPNEKIFTIGIRNLFHLPIVDLPIRKDCQYTNITHVTNWPGEYSLMGGINAPKLLKCRCSDGQSRSIILKGNDDLHQDALMQQVFLYINDIFRAEPHLQMLQIRTYRIIPLTKRSGYMEFCANSIPLSSYLTKAHSRYRPHEISFSEGRKIVMDYSPCEPKEKLEKFLELCEKIRPVFHNYFIEEFSNPREWYDKRLTYINTVASTSMVGYILGIGDRHLSNILLDQKTAQIIHIDFGISFERGLIQRTPELVPFRLTRDMVSAMGFLGTDGVFRRSCEMTMEVLRENQATINTILEVLLYDPLCNWSTSQQPAIDASANGSIHVSEQKNASAARALFRVNEKLSGRESNTTVHSVSTQVERLIQQAINPANLSRMFHGWSAFY; encoded by the exons ATGGCAAATAACTTGGAATATGAGCTAATAAGGCATTCTGAAAGTGCAGCTGCAAACACTCTGGGTGTCCGGAGGGAGGGAATTGAGAAATTGAGTGCACTCCTGGATTCCGCTGAGGCTAAGGATGTTGTTGCTCGCAAAActtcaattgattttgataCAAAGCACCTCTTTGATCATGTCCTGCAGGGATTTGGAAAG cAAGTGGAAAAATGCACCAAAGCAGGAAAGTCCGATAAGCAGCTGGATACATTTAATATCTGCTTCAATAAGATAATGGGGATTGTCATTGAAA ATCCTTTCCTCATCGATAGCATCTACATTGTGGAGAGATTCATCGGTGTCTTCGAAAATGAGAACTTCCTGAAATTCTGTGGGGCTGAATTTATTAGTATTCTCGTGCAatacttgaagaaaaatgatctGACGCTGTGTAAGGTGAAATTGGCTCagtggaaag ATCTCCTGACAATCCTTGtggatttatattttgagGATCGAACAATCTCGAAAGTTGGCATCCTCACGGGAATTGGAAATGTCCTCCACGGGAGCATTAAGAATAGCCAAATTCTCACACATCTCTCCTCTCTCGTGGAAAGGTTTGAGGAGATTTTCCTAACAGCAAATGAAGAGTTGACAAAGAGAGAAGTTCTCACTATTGAATATGCTGTCTGTGAAGCACTTGCCGTCCAGAATTCCTGCTTAATTGCTGAACATTCCCGCAGGATCCTACAGAGGATCATTGACAATCACCGGAAGACTCAACATGAAGAAAATCGG GAACTGACATTTAAATTCTTCCACTTGATCATCATCCTCAATTCTATTCCGGAAAATGTGGGAAGATCCCACGCAGTAGATGCTCTCACGTGGAACAATCTCAAACTAAAGATGTTTAATATTCTGGATACAGAACTCAAGCAACTACCAAAGCCATCGGATAAAAGGAAGAAGTTTGTAATTTGTCCATTTCTCGTGAAGTTTGGGGCTTGTCTCTTTGTGGATCTCGTGAAGACGAAATTCATTAGCAAATCCACACAAGGAACTGACGAGCAGACCAACAAGAGAGCTAAATTCAATGAGGATTTCGATAAAATCCTCGAAATGGTAACGATATCTAGTCATGAATACGATTTAGGGTGGTTTTGTGTTCTCTGCGAAGTTATCCAAAGGAATGATCTTCATATTAGTCAGGAGAACTTCCAGGGAGTCCTGAGGATTCTCCTTGACATTCAGCCATCCCTCAAAGTGGAAGTTCTTCTGGAATATTTCTGCCAGTGCTGTAAAATTGTCTTCAATACCTTGAAAAGTGTTCCAGAATGTCGCGAAAAGTTCCTCACAATTGCCCAGAGGATCCTTCAGATGCCCTCAATGGAACCCACCTGTGTAGGTGAATTGCTGACAATGATGATTACTTCGGGAATTTTTCCACTGAAGCAACGAATGGAGATTGCAAAGAACTTCCTGGGGCAGCAAGAGATGAGAATTCTCATTGCTGCTCTCAATGATTCCAATGCGAAGGAATTGTTTCTCGATCAGAATCCTCGGGAGGAATTTGTAAAGTGGATTTGTTCCACAACGGAGATTTTTATGAAGTTCCCATCACATTTGGTGGCTCAGCTAATTCTTGTGTACGTCATGCACGCTGTCCAGGTGAATGTTACGTGGgtggaggagaagaaaagCGGGAAGATTCGAGTTGAAAAGTACACTGAGGCTACGGAGGGTATTGAGAGGGATCTCAAGCATAAATTTCTCTATAAATTCATCCAGAGAGCACCTGAATGCCCGAAGGTTCTGCCACAAAAGGAGCAAATTAGTCTCATTCACTTGCGCCAAATTACAAATCACCTGTTGATTCTTCCGGAAGACATTTCTAAGGATCTAGCTGCGATGTACTTTATAAAACGCGCCGAAGTACTTGTCCTCTTCCACAGCAGCCTGAAGAAGCTCTCTCTGCATGGGATTGGGGACTTTTTGGACACTCTTGAATGTGATGTTGTTCGAAATGTAAAGGAAGTGGAGAAGTGTCTGACACAGAAGAAGCATCAACTCTCCCGGATTCACATACCAAATGTCTGCGAGATACTCAGAAATTTCTTCAGGGAGGACATTCACGGTCTGGCGAGGAATTGTGAAATTTCCGGGATGATTAAGTGGATCTATGAGCATTTCCAGATCTTCTGTCGACACGTAAAGGGACAAAATGAAGATACCTACCGCATTTACATTGCAAATTGTCTTCAATGCCTCATCTACATGCACAAATTCCACGCAGATGCTGCTGAAAGTACCTTCGGGAGGATGTGTGATGAGTTCCTGGACAAGGAGACAAAGACATGCATTCCCATTTACTTTGATGTAATCAAAACCATCGTGCAGTGTCCCTACAATGAATCCCTCGGAGAATGGGCGTGCACAGAGATTGCAGATCTTACCGGTAGATTCAATAAGAGTCAGGACATCATTGAGGAACTTCTGGATGTCTATGAGGATGCAGCTGTTTACTTCCTCAATGGAAACACTGAATACCTCAATAGGATGTTGGAGATTATAACACGTCTCACGGGATTCTCCCTGCGCAATATTTATCGCAATGAAACAGCCACGAAACTCATCAGGCTCATCATGCATTATTTCCGGAATGGGATTGCCGATGATCAGGATACATTTGAGACCTTTATTGAGGTTCTAAAGAAATTCCTCGTCTTTCCCACCTTCACCATTCAACTGACGGTTGTGCAGGCATTTGTGGAGATTTTTGCAAGTGGAAAGGATGTCGTGgacttttcacatttccccCGAGAGGATTTAGCGGAGATTTTCCGTGAATCAGCAGATGGGGATAGAGACACTGCCCAGAGTCGTCTCTCACTGCTGGTGCAGCTCTTTCAGGGTATCTTTGTGAGCTGTATGCCGGCTCGAAGATTTGTCTTCTTTGAATTTGCTCAATTTCTTCAAAGACAAAATATCGATGAAG CCATCCTACGACGTCTGCACGATGCGCAATTCAACGAGCAAGCAGAAATGTTCACCAAATATGTGGAGTACTGTGCACCGGATTTGGTGGAGTTGTGGTCAAGGCATGGAAAACCATTTGACAG CTTCCCAACGACGATCTTTGGATGCTCCACACGAGGGAGCTTTATGGAAAAGTATCGGCAGATcttcccaaaaattctcatttatcATGGGCAAGAGAAGAATCTCCAGCAATTGGAGGACATACCGCGGTCACAGTTGAAGGAACTTGTCAAGAAATCCCTCCCTGATTGCATTCCATTCATCCTTTCGGGGCACAATGGGCAGTGTTGCTACCTGAAGGATTTCTTCGTGAAAAACTTTGGGAGTATTGATGATGTGATAAAACAGAATATACCGCGGATTCttatgaaactttttgagaatttttgggattcTGAAGAATATGAAAGACTCTTTGGATGCCCTCGAAGAGAACTCGAACCATCGGAATTCTCCCTCAACTGCcaacaatttgaaaattgcCACAAAAAGCTCAGT caaGACTTTTTGGGTACTGAAGATGATCTCTATAGTGCTCTTGAGTCCAGAGAACCCTTTGCAGTGGTAAAGATTGGGATGAGACTAAAGGAGAGTATCTACCTTGCACCAGACACAGATGAAATGCTAAATCCCATTCTgagattgatttatttctcacgAAAACTCACAACACTGATTAAGAACGGCTCTCAGGATGGCATTacgaagaatttcttcttctccgaAATCTCTAGATTTCTCCTGATTCTACTTTGCAAAAAGTCCTTCCCAGTCCACATTGCTGTGGTACTTCTCAGGGAATTCCAAACATTCCTCGAGGGAAGCTTTGAGTATGTTTTGGACGGTGTGAAGGAGCAACTGGAATTTGTTGTTGATAGACTAACAAGTATTATTAGGAAAACAGAAGATGATGGTGTGAAGGCGAGAGCGCTAAGTAGCCTAACATTCCTCTTTGTCCGGAAGCAAGAATGTCTTGCGGATGCACTCAAAGTCATTAACAATATGCCGAAAGATTTGGAATTTGATGCAATTCGAAGGACGCAGAATGTTATTGTTAGTCAGAATTTTAGCAATGCATTGTTGactgaggaggaggaggaggatggAGATAATGAGGGTGGACTTTTGTGTGACATTGAGCATTTTCTTGCTATTAAAAATCCCAATATTGACAGCATTCATTACCTTAAGAAGCAG CTCTCAAATAATCCAAAGAAattggcaaaaatgtatgaaaatacCAATTTTCCCCACGCCAATACAATTCTTCACAAGCTAACGGATATTTTCATCAAGCTGGCACAATGTGAGGATGATGGAGTAAGTTTGGAGGCGACAAAGTGTCTCAGTGAGATGGGATTCTTGGAATTTAGCTATGCAAATCTCTCACAAAATTCACCGGAGGATGGGAAAGAAGAT ATAATAAGTTACGATAGAAATTGTTTAACGGTCTATCGGAAAATCATGCAGTCTCTTCAGGACCTTCAGCAGGATTGCGATGTATTTGTCTCAAATGCAGCATCCACAATGCTCAATGCTTTTTTTAGTGATTCAATTGGACGTGGCATTGAGGGAATGCGAATGAAGAGAATCTTCATGAGTGTCCGAACGAAGCATCAAGTCCTGAACATTAATGAGACCACCGTGAAGAATCATCCACTAAATGATCTTTTCATCGTTGAACAGGGGGACAATCATGATGTGTGGATTTTGAGAGTTGTTGATAAACTCCTTGCAATATTTGGCAATTCATCCTTGAGGGAAAttgcaatgagaaaaatatcctttgctgaatttctcattaaaactCTCATTGAACTTTTACTTTCAATCCACCATCAACCGATTAATCGTGAGATTCAGCAATCCGTAAatgatttctttgcaaaatatgcCGAAGCGAAAGCAACATGCCTCCCAAGTATTCATGTCAATAAGAAATCAATACAGATCATGCTTGCAATTTGTGACTGTATACGCTACTACAATGCCGT CTCTCacaaaaatgaggaaaattcaagaaaattcagtaGAATTGATTTGGATAATTTCCCAATAGCCGATGCTGCTTGCTACAGTGAATCCTACACAAATGCCCTTGTTTATGCTGAAATGTGGATTACAAATCAATTGTACAGCTGCAAGAAGAGCTCAAAGGACATCTTGGCGTCCTCTATTAGGGAAATTATGATAaag TGCTACGAAGCAATTGAGGAGAAGGATGCAGCAAAACCATTTTATGATTTGGAAGAAATGAGATTGTGGTATTTGAATAATGATTCATCAATTGGGAGAGCTTTTGTGGAGAGAGATATGGCAAATGCACTTAAATTGGAACAGCCATGCCAATTTGAGCAACTTCTGCAGAA atCCGGCCTTTATTATCTCACAAATTGCTTGTCGTCTGAGCAAAATTTCGATTGTGCCTGGAGAATGGGCGATTGGAGTATTTTGGATAGTTGTGACCACGAGCCAAGTGAAGCCAtcagagaaaattgtattgatTTTGAAAGAGATCACTACAGCGCCCTAAAAAATCTCCACAAACGTGACGAGAATATAATGTGTCTCTTCACTGAGAAATGTCGAATGGATATCATTGAGTTGatgcgaaagaaaaatccgcAATCCACAAAAATCTTCCAGAATCACTTTGCAATGTTGCGGCAGGTGCAGCAGGTGGAGGATTTTAGTGTGGTTCACTTTAGTTCTAATCGTGCGAATGCAATGGAAAGATTGTTCGAGAAATGGCAATGGCACGATGAAATGCCTCATACATCCTTTGTGGACAAGGAGAAGATTCTAGCACAGAGATTGGCAATTTTGGGAACAGATGACACGGCTGAGATGGTCAGGCAGAAGCAAAGGACCCTCATGAACCTTGTGCGAGAAGCACGAGTGACTAATCACGATAATATCGCCATAAAGTACCTCAAGTACCTCCGAAGTCTCACTCTCGACGATGAAATGCAG tcaaaattccTGCTTGAAGATGCTCAAATGTGCATGAATTCTGGGTACACAGAACTAGCTAAGAAGCTATTCTCTTCGTTGATTAATGATGCGAAATATGCAACATTTCTCACTCGAATCACCGGACTGTGGActtgtggggaattttttgCTGAGAATATGGCTGAGGATCCAAATGTTATCTACCAGGATTACTTCATGAAGGCCAAAGATGAATTGGAGATTTACGAAGAGCAACTTTCCACCACTGATTTGCAGGCTATTGCAGAGGAGAGGATTAAAATTTACACAGCTATGGCGAAATTTGCAGATAAAATTTACACGGAAAGGGATAAATATGTGAATTCGAATGAGTATAAGGAGAAGTGTCATTGGATGAAGGTGACACAGAAGGAGGTGGAGAAGTTGGCAGCACAGAAGCCACCGAGTGAGGAATTGATGAAGGAATTGGGCATGAAGAGGATagttttgatgaaaaatggaaaattggatGAGTTGCAGATTAAGAATATTCATACAGATCGGAATAATTATTTGGCCATTGCGCTGGAGTTCTACAGCTACCTGGCGGCTCATGGGGACAATTCGGATGTCTTCATTTCGAGACTTGTGTCGCTGTGGTGCTCAAACCCGTCAAATAACGATGTTATGCGAATCCTGAAGAAGGGACTCGATGATGTGCCCAGCTACAAATTCCTCAAAGTCCTCCCACAGCTTGCATCACGTCTTGGGTATACTGATTTAGCATTTACGCGCCTCTTGGCACGATTGCTTCTACGTTGTTGCAAAGAGCATCCGTATCATTCGCTAAATCATCTAATGGCCCTCCAGAATGCCACGTACGACGCTCTTGATGCACACGAGGAGGAAAGTGGGAAATTGCTGCAAACCAATGCAAAGCAAATCATTGAGGAATTGAAGAGGGATAAGAAAATTCGAAGTATTATACGGGATTTGTACGATGTGAGCACGGCTCTGATTGATTTGGCCAACAAGGAGTGTGAGAAGAACGCATTTGGGAATATTAAATTGAGTCCAAATGAAAAGATCTTCACAATTGGCATCAGGAATCTCTTCCATCTCCCCATTGTGGATTTGCCCATTCGAAAGGATTGCCAATATACCAACATTACGC aCGTGACAAATTGGCCGGGAGAATACAGTCTAATGGGTGGAATTAATGCCCCAAAGCTCCTAAAGTGTCGTTGCTCCGATGGGCAGAGTCGAAGTATCATTCTCAAGGGGAATGATGATCTCCATCAGGATGCTCTGATGCAGCAGGTTTTCTTGTACATAAATGACATCTTCAGGGCTGAGCCGCACCTGCAGATGCTCCAAATTCGAACATACCGTATTATTCCGCTTACAAAGAGATCAGGATACATGGAATTCTGCGCCAATTCCATTCCACTCTCATCGTACCTGACCAAGGCACACAGTCGCTACAGACCACATGAAATATCCTTCAGTGAGGGACGGAAGATTGTGATGGATTACTCGCCTTGTGAGCCGAAGGAGAAGTTGGAGAAATTTTTGGAGCTATGTGAAAAAATCCGCCCAGTTTTTCACAATTACTTCATCGAGGAGTTTTCCAATCCGCGGGAGTGGTATGACAAGAGATTGACCTACATTAACACCGTGGCCTCAACGTCAATGGTGGGCTACATCCTGGGAATTGGAGATCGACATCTAAGCAATATTCTTTTGGATCAGAAGACAGCGCAAATTATTCACATTGATTTTG GTATTTCTTTCGAGAGGGGCCTAATACAACGCACCCCGGAACTTGTGCCGTTCCGCTTGACGCGCGACATGGTGTCAGCCATGGGTTTCTTGGGTACAGACGGTGTCTTCCGTCGTTCGTGCGAAATGACGATGGAGGTATTGCGGGAAAATCAAGCAACAATTAACACAATTCTCGAGGTACTTCTCTATGATCCTCTATGCAATTGGAGCACGAGCCAACAGCCCGCGATTGATGCATCGGCAAATGGGAGTATCCATGTGAGTGAGCAGAAAAATGCATCAGCAGCACGGGCACTGTTTCGAGTTAATGAGAAGCTCAGTGGTCGCGAATCCAATACCACCGTCCATTCGGTCAGCACTCAAGTGGAGAGGCTCATTCAGCAAGCTATAAATCCAGCAAATCTCTCGCGAATGTTCCATGGTTGGAGTGCCTTTTACTGA